The Streptomyces capitiformicae genome contains the following window.
CGTACGCGCCGCCCTGGTCCAGGCGACCTGGACCGGTGACACGGAGTCCATGGTCGCCAAGCACATCGAGCACGCCCGTGAGGCGGCCAGGCAGGGCGCGAAGGTGATCGGGTTCCAGGAAGTCTTCAACTCGCCCTACTTCTGCCAGGTCCAGGAGCCCGAGCACTACCGCTGGGCGGAACCCGTGCCCGACGGGCCGACCGTCACCCGTATGCGAGAGCTCGCCCGTGAGATCGGCATGGTGATCGTCGTCCCCGTCTTCGAGGTCGAGCAGTCCGGCTTCTACTACAACACCGCCGCCGTGATCGACGCCGACGGCAGCTACCTCGGCAAGTACCGCAAGCACCACATCCCCCAGGTCAAGGGCTTCTGGGAGAAGTACTACTTCAAACCCGGCAACCTCGGCTGGCCGGTCTTCGACACGGCGGTCGGCAAGGTCGGCGTCTACATCTGCTACGACCGCCACTTCCCGGAGGGCTGGCGCCAGCTCGGCCTGAACGGCGCCCAGCTCGTCTACAACCCGTCGGCCACCCATCGCGGCCTCTCCTCCCATCTCTGGAAGCTGGAACAGCCGGCCGCCGCCGTCGCCAACGAGTACTTCGTCGCCGCGATCAACCGGGTCGGCGTGGAGGAGTACGGGGACAACGACTTCTACGGCACCTCGTACTTCGTCGACCCGCGCGGCCAGTTCGTGGGCGACACGGCGAGCGACAAGGACGAGGAACTCCTCGTACGGGACCTCGACTTCGACCTCGTCGAGGAAGTACGCACGCTGTGGGCGTTCTACCGGGACCGCAGGCCGGACGCGTACGAAGGACTCGTCCGGCCGTGACGTGGGCACGATCCGTGCAGCCGTGGCACGGGCCCGGCCGTACCGTCGTGACATACGCAGTACCCGTACAGCAGTGAAAGGAGTGGTGCAGCCGTGACCGACGAACTGCTCGGCCGTCACAAGGCCGTGCTGCCCGACTGGCTCGCGCTCTACTACGCCGACCCGATGGAGATCACTCACGGCGAGGGCCGCCACGTCTGGGACGCCGAGGGCAACAAGTACCTCGACTTCTTCGGCGGCATCCTCACCACGATGACGGCGCACGCGCTGCCCGAGGTCACCAAGGCGGTGAGCGAGCAGGCCGGGCGGATCATCCACTCCTCCACGCTCTACCTCAACCGGCCGATGGTGGAACTCGCGGAGCGCATCGCGCAGTTGTCCGGCATCCCGGACGCCCGCGTCTTCTTCACCACCTCCGGCACCGAGGCCAACGACACCGCGCTGCTGCTGGCGACGGCGTACCGGCGGAGCAACCAGATCCTGGCGATGCGCAACAGCTATCACGGCCGTTCGTTCAGCGCGGTCGGCATCACCGGCAACAAGGGCTGGTCGCCGACCTCGCTGTCCCCGCTCCAGACGCTGTACGTGCACGGCGGCGTCCGGACCCGTGGACCGTACGCCGATCTCAGCGACGCCGACTTCATCACCGCCTGCGTCGCCGACCTGGAGGACCTGCTCGGCCATGTCCGCCCGCCGGCCGCGCTGATCGCCGAGCCCATCCAGGGCGTCGGCGGCTTCACCTCACCGCCGGACGGCCTGTACGCGGCCTTCCGCGAGGTGCTCCAGCGGCACGGGGTGCTGTGGATCGCCGACGAGGTGCAGACCGGCTGGGGCCGCACCGGCGACAACTTCTGGGGCTGGCAGGCACACGGGCAGAACGGGCCGCCGGACATCATCACCTTCGCCAAGGGCATCGGCAACGGCATGTCCATCGGCGGTGTCGTCGCCCGCGCCGAGGTCATGAACTGCCTGGACAGCAACTCGATCTCCACCTTCGGCGGCACCCAGATCACCATGGCAGCCGGCCTCGCCAACCTGGCCTATCTGGTCGAGCACGACCTCCAGGGCAACGCCCGCCGCGTCGGCGGACTGCTCATCGAGCGGCTGCGTGCGATCACGGCCCGGGTCCCCGAGGTCAAGGAAGTACGCGGCCGGGGCCTCATGATCGGCATCGAGCTGGTCAAGCCCGGTACGGAGGAGGCCAACCCGGAGGCGGCGTCCGCCGTCCTGGAGGCCGCCCGCCGGGAGGGCCTGCTGATCGGCAAGGGCGGCGGCCACAACACCAGCGCACTGCGCATCGCGCCCCCGCTCTCGCTGACCGTCGCCGAGGCCGAGGAGGGCGCCGACGCCCTCGAACGCGCTCTGAGGAGCATTCAGTAACGCCCGATGTGAGGAACACAGAGCCATGACCACCGCCTTGGAACCCGCCCTGTCGGTACGCCAGGTCCTCACCCTGGACCGGGTCCTCGCCGGAGAGCCCGAGGTGGTGGCCGGGGCCGGCCAGCTCGACCGGCCCGTGCGCTGGGTGCATGTGGCCGAGGCCGCCGACGTGGGGGTGATGCTCAGCGGCGGCGAGATGGTCCTCACCACCGGCGTCCTCCTCGCCGGCGACGAGGAGGCCCAGGCCGAGTACATCCGCTCCCTGCACCGCGCGGAGGCCTCGGCGGTCGTCCTCGGCCTCGGCCGGGCCTTCCCCACGCCGCCCGACGTGATGCGCCGGGCGGCCGAGCGGTGCGGGCTGCCCATGGTGGTGCTGCACCGGCCGTTCCCCTTCGCCGAGCTGACGGAGGAGGTGCAGTCCCGGCTCGTACGGCGCAAGTTCGCGGCGGTCAGCCTCTCCGAGGCCGTACGGACGGCGCTGACCGGGCTCATCACCGCCGGCGCCCCGCTGCAACGACTCCTCGACGAGATCGCCAAGCACGCGGGCTGTCCGCTCGTCGTCGCCAACCTCGCCCATCGCGTCCTCGCCACGGCGGGGGAGCGGTCCGCGGTCGACGACGTGCTGCGCGACTGGGAGCGCGTCTCCCGGCAGGCGGGGGGCAACGAGGGCGACGGCTGGATCCGCGCCGAACTCGGCGGGCGCGGGGAGCGCTGGGGCCGGATCGTGCTGTGCGGCTACCGCGGCGACACGGCCACCGGGCGGCTGCTCGCGGACCGGGCCGCCGAGGCGCTCGTCCTGCACCGCATGCTCGGCGGCGCGACCCACAGCTGGGAGGAGCAGTCCGCGCAGAGCCTGCTGACGGACCTGGTCTCCGGAGTCGTGCCCGCACGGCAGCTGCTGCCGAGGGCACGGGCCGCCGGGCTCCCGGTCAACCGCCGTACGTTCGTCCCCCTCGTCGTCCGCGACGGCGACCCGGCCCAACTCGACCGTGTCCTGCGCATGTTGGGCCTCTCCGGACTCGTCGCCGAACTGGCGGAGGGCGCCACCGCCGTACTGCTGAGCCTTGCCCGGGACCAGGACGCCGCCGCCCTCACCGCGCACTTCGCGACCCGGCTGCGGTCGGAGTCGGGGGTACGCAGGACCGTCGTGGCCGCCGCGGAGCCGCGCACCGTGTGGGAGGACGTGCCCGCCGGGCTGCGCGAGGCGCAGCATGTGGCGGACGCCGTCGCCCAGTCGGCGACCGGACTCGACCTGCCCGTCGTCGTACGGCTGCGGGACGTCCATCTACGGGGCCTGATCCGTCTCTTGCGCGACGACCCGCACGTCCAGGCCTTCGCCGAGCGGGAGCTGGACGGGCTGCTGTGCGGAGACCGGCACGCCGAGCAGGACCTGCTGCCGGTGCTGCGGACCTATCTCGCCACCGGCCGCAACAAGTCACACACCGCCCAGCTCCACCACGTCAGCCGGCCCGCGCTGTACCGCCGCCTGGAAGCGATAGAGGCCCGGCTCGGCGTGGACCTGGACGACTTCGAGCAGGCCGCGTCCGTCCACATCGCCCTTCTCGCACACGACGCGCAACAGAGCTGAAACACCCTGGGACCTGGGAAAACGCCGGTGAAACATGCGCTCTCGAAGAGATGACACCGTGGAACGCGAAACCCCCGCAGACGTGACACCGTGCAACTCAAACCCGATCTCCGGCCTTCCTACGCTCCTGGGGCGGGCGTCGGAAGTCCCGTCTGCCCGGCGACGCCCGGCACGCACTCTCGCCGCACCGGGCGAAAGCCCAAGTACATCCGGTCCGTCTACGGGGCCTTCCGCCCGGCACGCCGAGAGCACGCTCCCCCACTCTCGGCTGCGCTCGAGCGGGGGGACCCCCACGACGCCGCCGGGCCCGCCCTTCGGGCGGACGACGGGACTTCCGACGCCCGCCCCAGCACACCGAGTGACCGGAGGTCCCGATGAGCAGAGTCATCCGCGCAGCGATCTTCCAGACCGCCTGGACCGGCGACAAGGAATCGATGATCCAGGTCCACGAGCAGGCGGCCCGCGACGCGGCCGCGCAGGGTGCGCAGGTCATGTGCTTCCAGGAGCTGTTCTACGGGCCCTACTTCTGCCAGGTCCAGGACAAGGCGTTCTACGAGTACGCCGAACAGATCCCCGACGGCCCCATCGTCAAGCGCTTCCAGGTGCTCGCCAAGGAGCTGAACCTCGTCCTCGTCCTGCCGATGTACGAGGAGGAGCAGCCGGGTGTCCTCTACAACACGGCCGCCGTGATCGACGCGGACGGCAAGTACCTCGGCAAGTACCGCAAGCACCACATCCCCCAAGTGCCCGGCTTCTGGGAGAAGTTCTACTTCCGCCCGGGCAACGCCGGCTGGCCCGTCTTCGACACGGCGGTCGGCAGGATCGGCGTGTACATCTGCTACGACCGGCACTTCCCGGAGGGCTGGCGCGCGCTGGGGCTCGGCGGTGCCGAGATCGTCTTCAACCCGTCGGCCACCTCACGCGGCCTCTCCCGCTACCTCTGGCAGCTGGAGCAGCCGGCATCCGCCGTCGCCAACGAGTACTTCATCGGCGCGATCAACCGGGTCGGCGTCGAGGACCTCGGCGACAACGACTTCTACGGCACCTCGTACTTCGTCGACCCGGAGGCCCAGTTCGTCGGCGAGGTGGCCAGCGACAAGGAGACGGAACTGGTCGTCCGGGACCTCGACATGGCCAAGCTCCGAGAGGTCCGCGACCGCTGGCAGTTCTTCCGCGACCGCCGCCCGGACGCATACGCACCGCTTACGGCGCCGTAGCAACGCCTCCCCGCGCCCCCGATCTTTCAGGGGCGCGGGGCTGCAACACCATACGGCTCCGCCGCGTGGGCGCGACCAGCCACGACGATCCCGCACTCGACCACAACCGAACGGAGCGTGAACATGAGCGGCCGTACCATCATCCGTGGCGGTCTCGTCATCACAGCCTCGGACGAACTGCACGCCGACGTCCTGATCGAAGACGGCCGAGTCGCCGCGCTGGCGGCGACCGGCACCCCCGCTGCCGATGCCTGGAGGGCAGATCGCACGATCGACGCCACCGGCAAGTACGTGATCCCGGGCGGCGTGGACGCGCACACCCACATGGAGCTGCCCTTCGGCGGCACCTTCGCCTCGGACACCTTCGAGACCGGCACCCGGGCCGCTGCCTGGGGCGGTACGACGACGATCGTCGACTTCGCGGTACAGACCGTGGGCCACACCCTGCGCGAGGGCCTGGACGCCTGGCACGCCAAGGCGGAGGGCAACTGCGCGATCGACTACGCCTTCCACATGATCGTCTCCGACGTCAATCAGGACACCCTGAAGGAGATGGACCTGCTGGTGGAGGAGGGCGTCACCTCCTTCAAGCAGTTCATGGCCTACCCGGGCGTCTTCTACAGCGACGACGGCCAGATCCTGCGCGCCATGCAGCGCTCCGCCGAGAACGGCGGCCTGATCATGATGCACGCGGAGAACGGCATCGCGATCGACGTCCTGGTCGAGCAGGCGCTGGCGCGCGGCGAGACCGACCCCCGGTATCACGGCGAGGTCCGCAAGGCCCTCCTCGAAGCCGAGGCCACCCACCGCGCCATCAAGCTCGCCCAGGTGGCCGGCGCTCCCCTGTACGTCGTGCACGTCTCGGCGATGGAGGCAGTCGCCGAGCTGGCCAAGGCACGCGACGAGGGGCTCAACGTCTTCGGCGAGACCTGCCCGCAGTATCTGTTCCTCTCCACGGACAACCTCGCCGAGCCGGACTTCGAAGGCTCCAAGTACGTGTGCAGCACACCGCTGCGGCCCAAGGAGCACCAGGCCAAACTGTGGCGGGGACTGCGCACGAACGACCTCCAGGTCGTCTCCACCGACCACTGCCCCTTCTGCTTCGTCGGCCAGAAGGAGCTGGGCCGAGGGGACTTCTCGAAGATCCCCAACGGTCTCCCGGGCGTCGAGAACCGTATGGACCTGCTCCACCAGGCGGTCGTCGACGGGCGCATCTCGCGCCGTCGCTGGATCGAGATCGCCTGCGCGACCCCGGCCCGGATGTTCGGCATGTACCCGAAGAAGGGCACGATCGCGCCCGGCGCGGACGCCGACATCGTCATCTACGACCCGCACGCCGAGCAGGTCATGTCCGCCGAGACGCACCACATGAACGTCGACTACTCGGCGTACGAGGGCAAACGCACCACCGGCCGGGTCGAGACGGTCCTCTCGCGCGGCGAACTCGTCATCACCGAGCGGGAGTACACCGGCCACGCCGGGCACGGCGTCTACACGCCCCGCTCCACCTGCCAGTACCTCAACTAGGAAGGGTGCCCTGGACGCCATGGACTTCGGACTCGTCCTGCAGACCGACCCGCCGGCCTCGCGTGTCGTCGAGCTGATGAAGCGCGCCGAGAACAACGGCTTCACCTACGGCTGGACCTTCGACTCCGCCGTGCTGTGGCAGGAGCCGTTCGTCATCTACAGCCAGATCCTGTCGAACACCACGAAGCTGAAGGTCGGCCCGATGGTCACCAACCCGGGCACCCGCACCTGGGAGGTCACCGCCTCGACCTTCGCCACGCTCAACGACATGTTCGGCAACCGCACGGTCTGCGGTATCGGCCGCGGCGACTCCGCGATGCGCGTCGCGGGCCGCACGCCGAACACGCTGGCCCGCATCAGCCAGGCCATGAAGGTCATCCGCGCGCTGGGCTCGGGCCACGAGGCCGACCTCGGCGGCACGGTCGTCAAGTTCCCGTGGATCAAGGAGGACGCCGAACTCCCGGTCTGGATGGCCGCGTACGGCCCGAAGGCCCTGAAGATGACGGGGGAGGAGGCCGACGGTTTCATCCTCCAGCTCTCCGACCTGTACCTCACCGAGTACATGGTCAAGGCGGTCAAGGACGCGGCCGTCGCCGCCGGGCGCGACCCGTCCGAGGTGAAGATCTGCGTCGCGGCGCCCGCGTACATCACCGAGGACGACTCGCCCGAGTCGCTGGCCCACGCGCGCGAGCAGTGCCGCTGGTTCGGCGGGATGGTCGGCAACCATGTCGCCGACCTGGTGTCGAAGTACGGGGAGCACTCCGCCGCCGTACCGGAGGAGCTGACGGACTACATCAAGGCCCGCGAGGGGTACGACTACTCCCACCACGGACGCGCCGACAACCCCGACACCGCGTTCGTGCCCGACGAGATCGTCGACCGGTTCTGCGTCATCGGCACCCCGCAGATGCACATCGAGAAACTGAACGCGTTGCGCGAGCTGGGTGTCGACCAGTTCGCCGTGTACGACATGCACGATGCCCAGGAGGCCGTGATCGACGCGTACGGCACGACGGTCATCCCGGCTGTCAACGGCTGACCCGGGTTCCTTTCCCAGGTCAGCCCCTGCAACAATCCGGAACGCTCCGCTCCACTACGACGCCCACCCCCGACCCCCCACACCTTGACTCCCCTCTCCGGCCGTCCCCGGGGAGGGGGCCCAAGGCCTCCGCACGGCCTTTCTCTCCCGTCCCGCCTCCCTGATTGGCCTGCCCATGACCGACACAGTCCCCACGGGGTCGCCGATATCCCAGTCCGCCGTCAGTGGCGGCCGGATCGAGCTCGCCCCCGAGGCCTTCCCCGCTGACAGCCCCTTCGCCAACGAGGACCTGCGGCCCGTACCGGTCGCCCAGCGCAAGTGGACGACGTACAACTTCGCGGCGCTGTGGATCTCCATGGCGCACTGCATCCCCAGCTGGACGCTGGCCTCCGGTCTGGTCGCCCTCGGCATGGACTGGAAGCAGGCCGTCTTCACCATCGCCCTGGCCAACATCATCGTGCTGCTGCCGATGCTGGCCACCGGGCACGCCGGACCCAAGTACGGCATCCCGTTCCCGGTGCTCGCCCGTGCCTCCTTCGGGCTGCGCGGCGCCAACATCCCGGCGCTGATCCGCGCGGCGGTGGCCTGTGGCTGGTTCGGCATCCAGACCTGGATCGGCGGCTCCGGCATCTTCGCCCTCGGCTCCAAGCTCACCGGCGGTGAGTGGGAGAACGCGGGGAAGATCGCGGGCAACCCCTGGCCGCTGTGGCTCTGCTTCGTCCTCTTCTGGGCGCTGCAGATCGCGATCATCTACCGGGGCATGGACTTCCTGCGGCACTTCGAGAACTGGGCCGCGCCCTTCGTGATCGTCGGCGCCTTCGTGCTGCTGATCTGGATCGCCGTCAAGGCGGACGGCTTCGGCGCGCTGCTCGACCAGCCGTCCAAGCTCGGCTGGGGCCCCGACTTCTGGCCGGTCTTCTTCCCCTCCCTGATGGGCATGATCGGTTTCTGGGCGACCCTCTCCCTGAACATCCCCGACTTCACCCGCTTCGGCGCCAGCCAGAAGGCGCAGACCTGGGGCCAGTCCCTCGGCCTGCCCACCACGATGACCCTCTTCGCGGTCCTGGCCGTGCTGGTCACCTCCGGCTCCGAGGTCGTCTACGGCGAGGCCATCTGGGACCCGGTCACGCTGGCCGCCAAGGCCGACAACGTCTTCGGTCTGCTGTTCGCCCTGATCACCGTGCTGGTCGCCACCATCTCCGTGAACATCGCGGCGAACGTGGTCTCACCGGCGTACGACCTGGCGAACCTCGCGCCGAAGCTGATCAACTTCCGTACGGGTGCTCTGATCACCGGTGTCGTCGGCATCCTGATCTTCCCGTGGAAGCTGATCTCCACGCCCGAGTTCTACATCTTCACCTGGCTCGGCGTGGTCGGCGGACTGCTCGGCACGGTCGCGGGCATCCTCATCGCCGACTACTGGATCATCCGCCGCACGGTCCTGCACCTCGCCGACCTGTACACGCCCGGCGGGCGCTACTGGTACACGAACGGCTGGAACTGGCGGGCGATCGTGGCCTTCGCCGTCGGTGGAGTCCTCGCGGTCGGCGGCTCGTACTCGTCCGTGTCCGCGGACGGTGTGTCGTCCGGCCCGTTCCCGGCCGACGGTCTCATCCCGTTCCTCAAGCCGCTCGCCGACTACGGCTGGGCGGTGGGCCTGGCCGCGTCGATGGCGCTGTACGTGGCGCTGATGGCCGGCCACAAGGAGCGTGCCAAGACCGTCTGAGCGACGTGGACCGGCGGCCGTGCCCAAGAGGACATACTCCCTACTGGTAGTTACTGGGAGTCCTCCAGTGCGGCCGCCGCCTCCTTCACTGCCTTGATGGCGCCCTTGTTGATCTCGTCCGTACCGGGCGCCTTCTTCGACTCGAAGTCGCTGCCGTTGTACGTGACGACCACCAGGGCGTTGGACACGCGCGCGTACACGATTCCCTCACGTGTCTGCTGCTTGTCCTCGGCGGTGAGGTTCACCACCGAGTAGGCCTCGTCGCCGACGCCGGGAACGGCACCGCCGCCGCTCTTCTCCGAGATGCGC
Protein-coding sequences here:
- a CDS encoding nitrilase-related carbon-nitrogen hydrolase encodes the protein MANVVRAALVQATWTGDTESMVAKHIEHAREAARQGAKVIGFQEVFNSPYFCQVQEPEHYRWAEPVPDGPTVTRMRELAREIGMVIVVPVFEVEQSGFYYNTAAVIDADGSYLGKYRKHHIPQVKGFWEKYYFKPGNLGWPVFDTAVGKVGVYICYDRHFPEGWRQLGLNGAQLVYNPSATHRGLSSHLWKLEQPAAAVANEYFVAAINRVGVEEYGDNDFYGTSYFVDPRGQFVGDTASDKDEELLVRDLDFDLVEEVRTLWAFYRDRRPDAYEGLVRP
- a CDS encoding aspartate aminotransferase family protein, yielding MTDELLGRHKAVLPDWLALYYADPMEITHGEGRHVWDAEGNKYLDFFGGILTTMTAHALPEVTKAVSEQAGRIIHSSTLYLNRPMVELAERIAQLSGIPDARVFFTTSGTEANDTALLLATAYRRSNQILAMRNSYHGRSFSAVGITGNKGWSPTSLSPLQTLYVHGGVRTRGPYADLSDADFITACVADLEDLLGHVRPPAALIAEPIQGVGGFTSPPDGLYAAFREVLQRHGVLWIADEVQTGWGRTGDNFWGWQAHGQNGPPDIITFAKGIGNGMSIGGVVARAEVMNCLDSNSISTFGGTQITMAAGLANLAYLVEHDLQGNARRVGGLLIERLRAITARVPEVKEVRGRGLMIGIELVKPGTEEANPEAASAVLEAARREGLLIGKGGGHNTSALRIAPPLSLTVAEAEEGADALERALRSIQ
- a CDS encoding PucR family transcriptional regulator; translated protein: MTTALEPALSVRQVLTLDRVLAGEPEVVAGAGQLDRPVRWVHVAEAADVGVMLSGGEMVLTTGVLLAGDEEAQAEYIRSLHRAEASAVVLGLGRAFPTPPDVMRRAAERCGLPMVVLHRPFPFAELTEEVQSRLVRRKFAAVSLSEAVRTALTGLITAGAPLQRLLDEIAKHAGCPLVVANLAHRVLATAGERSAVDDVLRDWERVSRQAGGNEGDGWIRAELGGRGERWGRIVLCGYRGDTATGRLLADRAAEALVLHRMLGGATHSWEEQSAQSLLTDLVSGVVPARQLLPRARAAGLPVNRRTFVPLVVRDGDPAQLDRVLRMLGLSGLVAELAEGATAVLLSLARDQDAAALTAHFATRLRSESGVRRTVVAAAEPRTVWEDVPAGLREAQHVADAVAQSATGLDLPVVVRLRDVHLRGLIRLLRDDPHVQAFAERELDGLLCGDRHAEQDLLPVLRTYLATGRNKSHTAQLHHVSRPALYRRLEAIEARLGVDLDDFEQAASVHIALLAHDAQQS
- a CDS encoding nitrilase-related carbon-nitrogen hydrolase produces the protein MSRVIRAAIFQTAWTGDKESMIQVHEQAARDAAAQGAQVMCFQELFYGPYFCQVQDKAFYEYAEQIPDGPIVKRFQVLAKELNLVLVLPMYEEEQPGVLYNTAAVIDADGKYLGKYRKHHIPQVPGFWEKFYFRPGNAGWPVFDTAVGRIGVYICYDRHFPEGWRALGLGGAEIVFNPSATSRGLSRYLWQLEQPASAVANEYFIGAINRVGVEDLGDNDFYGTSYFVDPEAQFVGEVASDKETELVVRDLDMAKLREVRDRWQFFRDRRPDAYAPLTAP
- the hydA gene encoding dihydropyrimidinase, whose amino-acid sequence is MSGRTIIRGGLVITASDELHADVLIEDGRVAALAATGTPAADAWRADRTIDATGKYVIPGGVDAHTHMELPFGGTFASDTFETGTRAAAWGGTTTIVDFAVQTVGHTLREGLDAWHAKAEGNCAIDYAFHMIVSDVNQDTLKEMDLLVEEGVTSFKQFMAYPGVFYSDDGQILRAMQRSAENGGLIMMHAENGIAIDVLVEQALARGETDPRYHGEVRKALLEAEATHRAIKLAQVAGAPLYVVHVSAMEAVAELAKARDEGLNVFGETCPQYLFLSTDNLAEPDFEGSKYVCSTPLRPKEHQAKLWRGLRTNDLQVVSTDHCPFCFVGQKELGRGDFSKIPNGLPGVENRMDLLHQAVVDGRISRRRWIEIACATPARMFGMYPKKGTIAPGADADIVIYDPHAEQVMSAETHHMNVDYSAYEGKRTTGRVETVLSRGELVITEREYTGHAGHGVYTPRSTCQYLN
- a CDS encoding TIGR03842 family LLM class F420-dependent oxidoreductase, with product MDFGLVLQTDPPASRVVELMKRAENNGFTYGWTFDSAVLWQEPFVIYSQILSNTTKLKVGPMVTNPGTRTWEVTASTFATLNDMFGNRTVCGIGRGDSAMRVAGRTPNTLARISQAMKVIRALGSGHEADLGGTVVKFPWIKEDAELPVWMAAYGPKALKMTGEEADGFILQLSDLYLTEYMVKAVKDAAVAAGRDPSEVKICVAAPAYITEDDSPESLAHAREQCRWFGGMVGNHVADLVSKYGEHSAAVPEELTDYIKAREGYDYSHHGRADNPDTAFVPDEIVDRFCVIGTPQMHIEKLNALRELGVDQFAVYDMHDAQEAVIDAYGTTVIPAVNG
- a CDS encoding NCS1 family nucleobase:cation symporter-1, producing the protein MTDTVPTGSPISQSAVSGGRIELAPEAFPADSPFANEDLRPVPVAQRKWTTYNFAALWISMAHCIPSWTLASGLVALGMDWKQAVFTIALANIIVLLPMLATGHAGPKYGIPFPVLARASFGLRGANIPALIRAAVACGWFGIQTWIGGSGIFALGSKLTGGEWENAGKIAGNPWPLWLCFVLFWALQIAIIYRGMDFLRHFENWAAPFVIVGAFVLLIWIAVKADGFGALLDQPSKLGWGPDFWPVFFPSLMGMIGFWATLSLNIPDFTRFGASQKAQTWGQSLGLPTTMTLFAVLAVLVTSGSEVVYGEAIWDPVTLAAKADNVFGLLFALITVLVATISVNIAANVVSPAYDLANLAPKLINFRTGALITGVVGILIFPWKLISTPEFYIFTWLGVVGGLLGTVAGILIADYWIIRRTVLHLADLYTPGGRYWYTNGWNWRAIVAFAVGGVLAVGGSYSSVSADGVSSGPFPADGLIPFLKPLADYGWAVGLAASMALYVALMAGHKERAKTV